From the genome of Salmo salar chromosome ssa29, Ssal_v3.1, whole genome shotgun sequence:
TGACAATACAACAGTGATAGGCCCGATTACCaataatgacaagacagcctacagggaggaggtgacggccctggcagagtggtggcaggaaaataacctctccctcaacgtcaagaaaacaaaaggagctgatcgtggacttcagcagACAATGTCGACGAAGCCACAGTGGAGAGGGTGAAACTCTTTAGGGCTGTCCCTGACTAAAAaaaatcttggtcaaccaagagtcttCCTGTTCTTTCGCTCAATCAATTGGTCAAATGTTTAGATTTATATTTCTATATATAGACATGTGTTTGAATAAAAtaaactacagtcgtggccaaaggttttgagaatgacacaaatattaatttccacaaagtttgctgcttcagtgtctttagatatttttgtcagatgttactatggaatactgaagtataattacaagcatttcataagtgtcaaaggcttttattgacaattacatgaagttgatgcaaagagtcaatatttgcagtgttgacccttctttttcaagtcctctgcaatccgccctggcatgctgtcaattaacttctgggccacatcctgactgatggcagcccattcttgcataatcaatgcttggagtttgtcagaatttgtgggtttttgtttgtccacccgcctcttgaggattgaccacaagttctcaatgggattaaagtctggggcgtttcctggccatggacccaaaatatcgatgttttgttcccagagccacttagttatcacttttgccttatggcaaggtgctccatcatgctgtaaaaggcattgtttgtcaccaaactgttcctggatggttgggagaagttgctctcggaggatgtgttggtaccattctttattcatggctgtgttcttaggcaaatatgtgagtgagcccactcccttggctgagaagcaaccccacgcatgaatggtctcaggatgctttactgttggcatgacacaagaCTGATGTTAGGCCtctccttgtcttctctggacaagtttttttccggatgccccaaacaattggaaaggggattcatcagagaaaatgactttacctcagtcctcagcagtccaatccctgtaccttttgcagaatatcagtctgtccctgatgtttttcctggagagaagaagcttctttgctgcccttcttgacaccaggccatcctccaggCTCTCCTCCCCAACGCCGTGAAAAGGCACCACAGAACAGCGTTTATTGCGCTGAAGCTGCAAATCATTTCAGCCATTTAGTTTCTTACttgtttctgactgaaaagttctaTTACCGAAATCCCTAATTTTCtcaggaaaaacattccctattacttcaacccttgctctctttacgtgaAACATGTAAGCATCGCATGCGACCAATAAGGCCTGAGCTATAGCCTATCATAATCACGTCAATAAATGACTTATAACAAACTCCCAACACAGTAACACGGATGTAAAAGGGGACATGAAAAAGAAACTTGAAACGGGAAAATGTTTATTGGTTGCTCAGGAgggaaaggggaagtcagatcTGTGGAAGACATTTGACTTTGTGGAAACTACTGGAGATTAAGAAAAGGTAGGATTTAAGAGCGAGAGCTGCGTGCATATTGTGTGTGACAAACCGGTGCAGTTAGATTACAATATTATTTATCTGCCTGTTTGGAACAGTGTAATCAACACTAAATACATGATAagtaataccagtctgttctaatggaaccatttttttaaaagcctttattacagcataaaatagattaaaaacagccaaatctttgaaattgcttATCCGACATTTTTCTGTTGcatgaggcttggtgctcacgCATTGCCTAATCAGCAAACAGATGTTGTGGCCATAATTCATCATCATGCCGTATTCAATGTGGAACTGTTCATCTATTTAGAACATTCCAAAGAACAGGCAGAATAAACTAAAACGATATATCGAACTAAGTCTGTATATCGAAAATAAAACAGATTTTGGTTTGTAACCCTGAAAAAAATGGTCTTTAAACTCACCAAATtcctatatatacagtataccgtATTCTAGTCAAGGTTCAGCcaatatataactactgctgtacacagcttttctattcatatactgtctaaACACCCCATACAcatctgacattgctcattctgatatttcATAATTCCATTTTAGggatttgttttgtattgtttggtattactgcactgttggagctagtaaacataatttcgctgcacctgcgataacaatctgcaaaatatgtgtactcgaccaacaacattttatttaacccaAACCTCTCCCAtaccacccccaacacacacacactcccctctccttccccgaATAGACCCCTGCTGATCATATCTCTGGTTGTGCTGGATGTTTGTGCTTTATTGACTCCATGAAGCCATAAGAAATGCAGGCCTGTCAGTTTACTCCCACAACCATTCATTTACTGACATTCACAAATACGGGCCTAGCTGCAGtgcatttctctccctccctcactcacacGCACGCAGTGGTCAGTATCAGTAGGCACAGCAGGGGAAGGCCCCAGTGAGACCTGGGCCTCCAGTGTAACTCCATCAAAATAGAGGCCACTCTGTCTGGGGCTGGAGGCTGACCTGGTCTGGGTGGCTGGGGAAACAAATGCCTCCACAGTGTCTGTGTCCACCTAaggccactcactcactcactcactcactcactcactcactcactcactcactcactcactcactcactcactcactcactcactcactcactcactcactcactcacatgaaCTAGGTATGGACATGAGTACAAGTACTTGAACAGATGTCCAAGCTCGATCTTTAAACAGAGATTACTCTTTTTTGTACTGTACAATTATTTGGTGGAATGTGCTTTGTGGCTGCCCGAACGGGCAAGTGAAATGTTGTCATGGAGACAACGTTTATTAGCTTTTACTCTCCTGTTCCATTTGTACATTTGCAGGGCacaacaaaacatgacataaaTAACACAGTGCACACAGCTGTTCTCCCTAAATTCCATTTCCCCTCAGTGTCTCGTTCACTCAATTGCATTCCGACCGCTCCCTCCCGTTAGGCATAGAGAAATAAAATGCCTAGAAAAACATATCTAACCGATGGGATACACAAGCTACTTTCTTTGTCAAATGATGACAGTTCCATCACAAATTCTAAACGGACTGGTTGATTAAAGTAGAAAAATATGTTCCAACAACGAGCTGCAGTTTTGGAATTCTAGTTGCTCCTTATTTTCCACTTAGGTTACTTTGTGAACTGCTAGAGCCATTTAGAATTGCTTAGTCTAGGCTATAACCCTCTAAACATAGACAGGTTCCACTCTGAAAATAGGCAAAAACATTAGTTTGATAAAGACAAAGAGCGTATTTTCATCAGAATCATTAAGCATTGCCTAATCAGCAAACAGATGTTGTGGCCATAATTCATCATCATGCAGTGTTCAATGTGGAATTGTTCATCTATTTAGAACATTCCAAAGAACAGGCAGAATAAACTAAATCGAATGTCTGTATTTCGAAAATAAAACCAATTTTGGTTTGTAACCCTGAAAAAAATGGTCTTTCAACTTTCAAATTGAGCcccgtttcaaatgatcactgaGAAAATCTGCTTCAGGCACAAGATGTGCATCACTTCACACTGGCAACATTTTCATTTAGAAAAATATTCTCTTCTATTTTAGTCTGTTTTTTTACTATACAATAGGTGTGTCTTGACTGTTATAAGGGCTGGAGAAATAAGAGTGTCTTGTCAGCTACAATAACAAAACAAGGCTGTCATTGCACAGCCACAGGTCAGGTTACTGCCTTTTTCAAGATTGTGCTCCACGATATAATATAATAGTTGATATTAAGGTTCAATAAAAGTCATTTTAAAATGGCACTTGCTTTTTTTTATTGActgaataaatataaataaaaaaaaaatatatatatatgcaatttAACAATTAGGATTTGTGATCTGTAATGGTTATGATTAATTAGGCATTGTTGCGATCTGTTGGCATATAGATAAATGTACACATATTTTGTTCTAATTAGAGATTTTTTTCTTCCAGTCGTGTAAATCGGAAAAATGTCATGCGAGTAATCCAACAGTCTCAACATTTCTAGAACGCCCATCCCTAACATCAACTCACCCACATCCACccacatccacccacccacctactcacatccacccacccacctactcacatccacccacccacctactcaCATCCACCCACCTTGGGGGACTGAAGGGTTAACTTGGGGGACTGccatattgacactgacacattcATCCCACAGacgacactgacaaacacacctgTGCAAATATTCCAATCTCGTGATGTAGGTTCTATACTGTTCAACCTGTATACTGTCTCAGTCTCCACAGTTAACTTAGCATTGTTAGCTTCAACCCTCTGAGATGACATGCTACAGAACACTCCACTTGACAGCCCTCAGAGTGAGAGGAGATAGGCCTAACaatgtgggtcaattaacctcgTCAGGCTGGGTAGGGGGAGCCAGCGAGGGTTCTGTCAGGACGGGCTACAACAGCAGAGCCTCGCACCTGCCCCACGCTAGGCTACACAACGCTACCTCAGCAACCGTCAAAACACACTTCCGACTAACAAATTGTTTTCAGTGCTCCTGAAAACATGGACTTCAAAtatttatgagagagagagggaaggagagggagagacagaaaaggacagagagcaagagagagagaaaaggacagagagaaaaggacaaagagagagagaaaatgagagagagaaaatgagagagaggggaaggagaaagagagcaggTTGTGTAGGGGTTCTTAATAGATTTGCATATTTAGTTTTACTAGGAATGTGTGCTTAAGATAAAAGgtttaaatgttttcctcacTGGTCCATCCTAAAACAATCTTTATTTTAGTTTTCCACCTTCAATATGTTGTATGTATTTTATTGCTCAAAGTGTATCTGCCTGCGCAAGGAACAACCAGAGAATAATGTTCATTTTTTCAAAATCGTTGCGGAATAACCCTGAAATATAAAACCGTTGAACCATGTTGAAACATAACCCATAAATTCCCAGTGAAACACATTAGGCACACAGGGTGGGGCTGGGCTGATGGAGAGAACAGCTAATGAAGCAAGAGGAGCCTGTGTCTGCCAGAGGCCTGGTGTTCAAAGGTAGATCAGAGCCACTTCTGCCTTTGTCTGAGGGGAGGTATGTGAGGAATGCAGCCTATTTCAGGAAACCCCTATGTGTCCCACTCTCCAGATCACTCTCACAGAAGCACACAGCCACACAAGATGGTTGCCTCATCAGACAGGGTTTCCTGTCTGGGATTTCCTGTCTGGTGGGTAaagatggtagtgatgatggtcTGATGACAGGCATGAGGGACAGGCTGCTAATTCCACACATCAACCTACCTCACCACCATGGAGTAATAACACTGGTAGAACCCACCACCATGGAGTAATAACACTGGTAGAACCCACCGCCATGGAGTAATAACACTGGTAGAACCCACCCCCGTGGAGTAATAACCCTGGTAGAACCCACCCCCGTGGAGTAATAACCCTGGTAGAACCCACCCCCGTGGAGTAATAACCCTGGTAGAACCCACCCCCGTGGAGTAATAACCCTGGTAGAACCCACCCCCGTGGAGTAATAACCCTGGTAGAACCCACCCCCGTGGAGTAATAACCCTGGTAGAACCCACCCCCGTGGAGTAATAACCCTGGTAGAACCCACCCCCGTGGAGTAATAACCCTGGTAGAACCCACCCCCGTGGAGTAATAACCCTGGTAGAACCCACCCCCGTGGAGTAATAACACTGGTAGAACCCACCGCCGTGGAGTAATAACACTGGTAGAACCCACCGCCGTGGAGTAATAACACTGGTAGAAATTGAACATGGGAGTAATAACACTGGTAGAACCCACCGCCATGGAGTAATAACACTGGTAGAACCCACCGCCATGGAGTAATAACACTGGTAGAACCCACCGCCATGGAGTAATAACACTGGTAGAACCCACCACCATGGAGTAATAACACTGGTAGAACCCACCGCCGTGGAGTAATAACACTGGTAGAACCCACCGCCGTGGAGTAATAACACTGGTAGAACCCACCACCATGGAGTAATAACACTGGTAGAACCCACCGCCATGGAGTAATAACACTGGTAGAAATTGAACATGGGAGTAATAACACTGGTAGAACCCATCGCCATGGAGTAATAACACTGGTAGAACCCATCGCCATGGAGTAATAACACTGGTAGAACCCACCGCCATGGAGTAATAACACTGGTAGAACCCACCACCATGGAGTAATAACACTGGTAGAACCCACCGCCGTAGAGTAATAACACTGGTAGAACCCACCCCCATGGAGTAATAACACTGGTAGAACCCACCCCCATGGAGTAATAACACTGGTAGAACCCACCGCCATGGAGTAATAACACTGGTAGAACCCACCCCCATGGAGTAATAACACTGGTAGAACCCACCCCCATGGAGTAATAACACTGGTAGAACCCACCCCCATGGAGTAATAACACTGGTAGAACCCACCCCCATGGAGTAATACCACTGGTAGAACCCACCACCGTGGAGTAATACCActggtagaaatggaacatgggagtaataccactggtagaaatggaacatgggagtaataccactggtagaaatggaacatgggagtaataccactggtagaaatggaacatgggaGTTATACCActggtagaaatggaacatgggaGTTATACCActggtagaaatggaacatgggagtaataccactggtagaaatggaacatgggaGTTATACCActggtagaaatggaacatgggagtaataccactggtagaaatggaacatgggagtaataccactggtagaaatggaacatgggagtaataccactggtagaaatggaacatgggagtaataccactggtagaaatggaacatgggagtaataccactggtagaaatggaacatgggaGTTATACCActggtagaaatggaacatgggagtaataccactggtagaaatggaacatgggaGTTATACCActggtagaaatggaacatgggaGTTATACCActggtagaaatggaacatgggagtaataccactggtagaaatggaacatgggagtaataccactggtagaaatggaacatgggagtaataccactggtagaaatggaacatgggaGTTATACCActggtagaaatggaacatgggagtaataccactggtagaaatggaacatgggaGTTATACCActggtagaaatggaacatgggaGTTATACCActggtagaaatggaacatgggaGTTATACCActggtagaaatggaacatgggaGTTATACCActggtagaaatggaacatgggaGTAGACTAGAGGCCTATGAAGTAAGACCTCATTTGATATACACTGACCAGTACTACACTGTGTGATAGATGGTCACAAGTCAGTCAAACTCATATACACACTCTGCTGCTGTCAGCTGATatgataggggtgtgtgtgtgtgtgtgtgtgtgtgtgtgtgtgtcagcagcaCGGTTCTCTCACCCTCCGCAgggcctcttcctcctcctggcGGTTCTCATAATGTGCAAAGTCATCAAAGATTGAGGTGGTATGCTTGAAAGTTGCGATAATTTTAAGCACTTGCTTGGCCTTCTCCAGAGGCACCTCCTGAGTGTCCCTGGAGTTGGTGACGGGCTTGTTGTCATTGTTCTCCAGCCTGATGTGCCTCAACTGGTTGTTGGGCACGTCCTTCACAAACGCCCACTTCACCTCAAACTTGCCCTTCCACTTGTCCTGAGACCAGACGCCTGCGTAGGAGTTGTAATCCACGGGCGAGCGCATCTCCGCCACGCCGCAGAAATGACCACTGCCGTTGACGCTGAACAGCAGGTAGAGGGGCCCCTTGGCCCCCAGCGAGCGGTAGGCCCCGTCCAGGCGCTTGTTGCCGTGCTCGGTGCTGCACCAGATGGAGTACTTGATGGAGCGGTGGATGTCGTCCTCAGAGTAGCTCTTGATGATGAACACACGGCCATTCTTCAGGTTCCAGTCAAAGTCTTTGGGGTTGTAGTTGTTGAGGGCCCGTAGTTTCTCTAACACGGGGTGCACCTCCCCGGAGCAGGGAGAGGCACTGAGGGGGACCCCACCAACACCCATCCCAAAGCCTTCCACCCCTCCCTGGTTGAAGGTGCCCCTGTTCCGGGGTGCCACCCAGCGGTTCTGGGGTGGGAGCTGGGAGTGTTGGTGTTGATGCATGGGTTGAGGGGGGCCGGGCTGGGAAGAGAAGTTCTGGTGGGGGTGTTGGTGGGGGTGAGGGGGGCCTGGGGGAATCTGCTGGGgatgttggggggactggagcgACTGCAGCTGAAAGGGTTGGTGGTGGTGCTGGGGCTGATGTTGGGGCTGATGTTGGGGCTGATGTTggggctgatgttggtgggggaGAGGGCTCTGGAGCAGGGGCTGGCCCATCAGGGTCTGCTGCACCATGGTCTGAGGGGGCATCATGGTCTGAGCTAAGGGGGGCTTGTTGAGGGAGCCCTTATCGTCCCAGGTGCCAATGTTCATGTTGTGCTTGATGGGCGGCGGGGGAATGGTAGGGCCCCCCATCCCCATGTTGGCTTTGGGCTTGACCTTGGGCTGGGGCTTGGCCGGCTTCCTGGCGATGGCTGCCCAGGATGTGGGTTTGGGGGCTGAGGAACTAACCAACGGTGGCATGCTATTGGCCGCCATGCTACTCATGCCCCCGAGGGGCGAGCCGACAGTCTTGGTGACGGCGGCGCCCATGTCCGTGCCCAGTTTTAACCCAGTCATGCCCTGCTCGATGCTGCTCAGCACCGGGACCTTATTGAGCTGGGCGTCACTGCTGAAGCCCGCCTGTCCGTCAGTTATAGCCCTCCCCAGGGAACTAGGGGTGTAAACATAACTATTACTATAGGCATTGCTCTGTGTGGACTGACCCTGAGAGACACTGGTGCCCCAGGTGGAATAGTCTGCGTTTCCAGGGAAGAAGTTGAAGCCGTGCTGGCTGAGGAAGGGAGGGGTGTTGCCCAGGGCGCCCGGCTGGCTGAACACCCCGTCGGGGATAAAGTGGTGCTCGCCGTTGCTCATCTGTCCATAGGTGGTCAGGTAGGGCATGGGGGGGTCCCCCGCAGTGGACCAGGGGGCCTCTCCCAGGGAGTAAGGGAAGCCTATGGAGGGAGCATAGTAGCTGGGCATGTAGGGGTCAGACATTGGTGGGTAGCTGTTATTCTGCAGAAGGGGAGAACAGGGGTCAGTTAATGGATGACCTTAATGATAGAAGCTAAGACTAATCTTGCCCATCTCTCTTCAAAACCGTAACTAAAAAATAAATCAACGTTCTTTTTAAGGAGCAAGATTGGCTTATAGATACCACCTCTATCAAATGTTTCCCATAGCAACAAGTgaagacagcaacagttttatAATAATCTGTCAGTTGTTGTTGTAATAATTGTCAGAGTTCACAATAATTTATTTTATAAGTAAATTGGCGTGGGTGATAGTGGGTTTGTTCTTGGCTACATTTCACTAGAGTTCTATAAGACGAAGTAAGCTTGTCCACCCAGGCACAGGATGAACACCACCCAGTTCTCttttgatttttttaaattttttaaatcaacaataaTTCTACTATCAAAAGGTCATTTTTAATACTTTTCAATTTAAAAATGAGTCAGTCATCTGTCAATAGCTCATCCTTCACGTAGGTTACTATCCAGTGACTTTAGGTTAACACTCTATACACCCTCATATATCACTATTAGACACTATTCTGAGGGTTCATGCATGTTCAAAAGGCGCAAATAACACATATACCCTCTATGCTGTGGAATGTCAAGTTGCATGGCTGAAAGGCTTGGACACAATGAGTACACTCACTCACCTGATTCGTCTGACTGCTTAGGTAAGGTTCAAAGTCTTCATCGTTTACTCCATCCTTCTGATGCATTGATCCGTTTTGcactggagagaaaaaaaatggttATCTAAGGCTATTCTTTATGATATAACTAAAAAGGTCTCTCGGCTAAAATAAACCATTGTGT
Proteins encoded in this window:
- the LOC106590438 gene encoding YTH domain-containing family protein 3; its protein translation is MSATTVDQRPKGQGNKVQNGSMHQKDGVNDEDFEPYLSSQTNQNNSYPPMSDPYMPSYYAPSIGFPYSLGEAPWSTAGDPPMPYLTTYGQMSNGEHHFIPDGVFSQPGALGNTPPFLSQHGFNFFPGNADYSTWGTSVSQGQSTQSNAYSNSYVYTPSSLGRAITDGQAGFSSDAQLNKVPVLSSIEQGMTGLKLGTDMGAAVTKTVGSPLGGMSSMAANSMPPLVSSSAPKPTSWAAIARKPAKPQPKVKPKANMGMGGPTIPPPPIKHNMNIGTWDDKGSLNKPPLAQTMMPPQTMVQQTLMGQPLLQSPLPHQHQPQHQPQHQPQHQPQHHHQPFQLQSLQSPQHPQQIPPGPPHPHQHPHQNFSSQPGPPQPMHQHQHSQLPPQNRWVAPRNRGTFNQGGVEGFGMGVGGVPLSASPCSGEVHPVLEKLRALNNYNPKDFDWNLKNGRVFIIKSYSEDDIHRSIKYSIWCSTEHGNKRLDGAYRSLGAKGPLYLLFSVNGSGHFCGVAEMRSPVDYNSYAGVWSQDKWKGKFEVKWAFVKDVPNNQLRHIRLENNDNKPVTNSRDTQEVPLEKAKQVLKIIATFKHTTSIFDDFAHYENRQEEEEALRRERNRNQQ